Proteins from a genomic interval of Dama dama isolate Ldn47 chromosome 1, ASM3311817v1, whole genome shotgun sequence:
- the MOGAT2 gene encoding 2-acylglycerol O-acyltransferase 2 isoform X1 has translation MVKFAPLSVPWERRLQTFVVLQWIFSFAVLAQICIAVFIGLLFTRFWIFSVLYAVWWYLDLSKPWQGGRRIEALRCCVIWRYMKDYFPISLVKTAYLDPSRNYLAGFHPHGVLATGAFTNLCTESTGFSSLFPGIRPHLMMLNLWFWTPFFRDYIMSGGLVPVDKESAAHILSRKEGGNLMAIIVGGVQEALDARPGGCKLVLRNRKGFIRLALTYGGEAHRGAEDATSLPGGGGQAAPALHAGAGKPLRSPQAQVQRPQRPTLGDLLSASPEEGLLQRAVLALGRMEEDSVIPEGFLQVSVELISRAFTDSCISTPGLGSQLAPWQRRPDSGIVDLLSCTDSSVVGPLLHSAHLRNGRGWCVVSLSSVVLSLNGQDKSSSSEQVALPLP, from the exons ATGGTGAAGTTCGCACCCTTGTCCGTGCCGTGGGAGCGCAGACTGCAGACCTTTGTGGTTCTGCAGTGGATTTTCTCCTTTGCGGTCCTGG CCCAGATCTGCATTGCTGTCTTCATAGGCCTCCTGTTCACAAGATTCTGGATCTTCAGTGTCCTGTATGCAGTCTGGTGGTACCTGGATCTATCCAAGCCATGGCAGGGGGGCAGGCGCATTGAGGCCTTAAGGTGCTGCGTCATATGGAGGTACATGAAGGACTATTTCCCCATCTCG CTGGTCAAGACTGCCTATCTGGACCCCTCCCGGAACTACCTCGCTGGTTTCCACCCCCATGGGGTTCTGGCCACTGGAGCTTTTACCAACCTGTGCACAGAGAGCACCGGTTTTTCCTCACTGTTCCCTGGCATCCGCCCACATCTGATGATGCTGAACTTGTGGTTCTGGACTCCTTTCTTCAGGGATTACATCATGTCAGGGG ggCTGGTCCCAGTAGACAAGGAGAGCGCCGCTCACATTCTGAGCAGGAAAGAAGGTGGCAACCTCATGGCCATCATTGTTGGGGGCGTCCAGGAGGCACTGGATGCCAGACCTGGAGGCTGCAAGCTGGTGCTGCGGAACCGCAAGGGCTTCATCAGGCTCGCCCTGACATACGG TGGGGAAGCCCATCGAGGTGCAGAAGACGCCACATCCCTCCCAGGAGGAGGTGGACAGGCTGCACCAGCGCTACATGCAGGAGCTGGAAAACCTCTTCGAAGCCCACAAGCTCAAGTACAACGTCCCCAGAGACCAACACTTGGAGATCTGTTGAGTGCCTCCCCAGAGGAGGGACTCCTCCAAAGGGCAGTGCTGGCATTAGGGAGGATGGAGGAAGATTCTGTGATCCCAGAAGGCTTCCTTCAGGTGTCTGTTGAACTCATCTCCAGAGCCTTCACTGACTCCTGCATCTCTACCCCAGGCCTTGGGTCACAGCTGGCTCCATGGCAGAGGAGACCAGACTCTGGCATAGTTGATTTGCTCTCCTGCACTGACTCTTCTGTAGTGGGCCCTCTCCTTCATTCTGCCCACCTGAGAAATGGGAGAGGATGGTGTGTGGTGTCTCTGTCCTCTGTGGTCCTGTCACTCAATGGGCAGGACAAGAGCAGCTCCAGTGAGCAGGTTGCTCTTCCTCTGCCTTGA
- the MOGAT2 gene encoding 2-acylglycerol O-acyltransferase 2 isoform X2, which produces MVKFAPLSVPWERRLQTFVVLQWIFSFAVLAQICIAVFIGLLFTRFWIFSVLYAVWWYLDLSKPWQGGRRIEALRCCVIWRYMKDYFPISLVKTAYLDPSRNYLAGFHPHGVLATGAFTNLCTESTGFSSLFPGIRPHLMMLNLWFWTPFFRDYIMSGGLVPVDKESAAHILSRKEGGNLMAIIVGGVQEALDARPGGCKLVLRNRKGFIRLALTYGAALVPIFSFGENDIYDQVENSRGSWLRWFQDRLQKIIRVSIPLFYGCGVFQDSFGLMPYRRPITTVVGKPIEVQKTPHPSQEEVDRLHQRYMQELENLFEAHKLKYNVPRDQHLEIC; this is translated from the exons ATGGTGAAGTTCGCACCCTTGTCCGTGCCGTGGGAGCGCAGACTGCAGACCTTTGTGGTTCTGCAGTGGATTTTCTCCTTTGCGGTCCTGG CCCAGATCTGCATTGCTGTCTTCATAGGCCTCCTGTTCACAAGATTCTGGATCTTCAGTGTCCTGTATGCAGTCTGGTGGTACCTGGATCTATCCAAGCCATGGCAGGGGGGCAGGCGCATTGAGGCCTTAAGGTGCTGCGTCATATGGAGGTACATGAAGGACTATTTCCCCATCTCG CTGGTCAAGACTGCCTATCTGGACCCCTCCCGGAACTACCTCGCTGGTTTCCACCCCCATGGGGTTCTGGCCACTGGAGCTTTTACCAACCTGTGCACAGAGAGCACCGGTTTTTCCTCACTGTTCCCTGGCATCCGCCCACATCTGATGATGCTGAACTTGTGGTTCTGGACTCCTTTCTTCAGGGATTACATCATGTCAGGGG ggCTGGTCCCAGTAGACAAGGAGAGCGCCGCTCACATTCTGAGCAGGAAAGAAGGTGGCAACCTCATGGCCATCATTGTTGGGGGCGTCCAGGAGGCACTGGATGCCAGACCTGGAGGCTGCAAGCTGGTGCTGCGGAACCGCAAGGGCTTCATCAGGCTCGCCCTGACATACGG GGCAGCTCTGGTACCTATCTTCTCCTTTGGGGAGAATGACATATATGACCAGGTTGAGAACTCTCGGGGTTCCTGGTTGCGGTGGTTCCAGGACCGACTTCAGAAGATCATAAGAGTCTCCATCCCACTCTTCTATGGCTGTGGAGTCTTCCAGGACAGCTTTGGTCTTATGCCCTACCGCCGACCCATCACCACCGTGG TGGGGAAGCCCATCGAGGTGCAGAAGACGCCACATCCCTCCCAGGAGGAGGTGGACAGGCTGCACCAGCGCTACATGCAGGAGCTGGAAAACCTCTTCGAAGCCCACAAGCTCAAGTACAACGTCCCCAGAGACCAACACTTGGAGATCTGTTGA